GTGTCACTATGATAACGATTTTATAGTGTATACAAGCACGTTCAATTCCGTATACAAATCTCAAATTAGTTTCTCTAGCCCTTTCTCCACAAATATACAATgctttgaactcactaggtCGACATTTAACCGCGATATTTTCGTAAATTGAGAACTGCCGACATTTTAGCAGCATGTTGAAGAAAATTTTGTTCCACTAAAATTACTATTCTATAGTGTACATAGACGACGGAAAACAACcaataccgacaacaaagctcaattcagGTTTGTTTTCCCTTTCTCATCAAATAATATACTTCTAACTCACTAGGTcgacaatttactgggttgtttgaagaaaaaatgaaaactgtcgggcattagtccattgaggattttcccgactgtcgggcatatagccacaGCGATGTTTTCTTAATCTCGAATATGGAGACATATAGGCATAGTTTCCAAAAAGACCGGAATTTTTCTATAAGCACCAAGTTCCTAAACAATGGTGAATGGGCGGGCTTTATTTTGGATAAAAAATAGGCGATAATAATAGGAGTTTTGCGTGATTCTGAGGTGAAATATTAAATGcttataaataaacacaactcGCAAGTCATATATTACCGAAACTAACGTTTTTAGTTCTTCTGCAATGTTTTCAAAATCAGCTGATCAAAAgaagttattttttgttttaaaaaaattctaaattaCTTTTGGCTTTtggttaaaaataacaaataataaaaactttgaaacagcctcccccccccaaaaaaaaaatgttttacaaaCGTTAAATACATACCTTGAGCAGGGAAATCAAAATTTCTGAAATTTCATCATTTCCAGACGAAAACGATATTGATCAAGATGCCGGGTCATCTTGAATTGTATAAAATTTTATAAGCCATGGTAAAATTCATATATACTTCTGTTTTTACATAAGAAATTGTATAAAAACTTCATTCAGTCTAGTTGAAACCAGCATTTTAAACATAGCCCTATTTTCATACGCGTATGACAGACGAAAGGGCACCCGGTGGACCGTATTCGTACGAAAATCAGTCAAAATTATGCTGACTCTACCGTATTCGTATAAAATCAGTCAAAATTATGCTGACTCTACCGTATTCGTATAAAATCAGTCAAAATTATGCTGACTCTACCGTATTCGTATAAAATCAGTCAAAATTATGATGACTCTACCGTATTCGTATAAAATCAGTCAAAATTATGCTGACGCTACCGTATTCGTACGAAAATCGGTCAAAATTATGCTGACTATCGTATTCGTATAAAATCAGTCAAAATTATGCTGACTCTACCGTATTCGTATAAAATCAGTCAAAATTATGCTGACTCTACCGTATTCGTATAAAATCAGTCAAAATTATGCTGACGCTACCGTATTCGTACAAAAAATCAGTCAAAATTATGTACACGATGTTGCGGTAATCAGGCGTACGAATAATTCTTTTATATTTGCTtgtgagggggggaggggtataacAACCGATGTTTCATGTTCATAACAAAATACTTGACGCCCTCTTGGCTACATGAGAGCTACACGGACCAGTGGACTGATTACTGTATAGGAAATCCCGATTCAAAACATGATCCGGAATTCAACATTGTTGGTATAAGCAcgtctttttttaattgcatCAAAGACGAGCTTGACGAGCTTAGCAAAGCGTAACACCCCTTAAGGCGGGCGAGCGTGCGGGCGTCACAACATTCTGTTACGTAAGACATTCTGTCCGATGATTTACTTATTTCTCAGTTCTAGGACGCTAATaaaatttcaagaaaattTTGAGAAATTAGAAGATTTACTCGTCCAAATATTTTAACGATGTTTGAGGTTCTTTATCTGtgacaaaagacaaaaaagtgCGAATAATTCTAGACTTTAAATGGTGTATCCTCTTAGCACTTAAAGCAGGCGAGTCTCGCCGGAAACAGCTCTTTGAACTACGCGTACCAAAGCACCTTAGCATTCTAAAGAAGAGATATTTGCCAGTCTTCACACCAGGAAGCAGTTCTGTCAACAATTATATAAATGTACTAAAAGGCGTCTGATTTCTAGATGGAAAAGATAAAGATGTAGTAAAATTCAGTAAAGTCTGTTAACCGAATAGTATAGACCACTTGACCGATCCCACGCTAAAAGCctgaagaaaaaataaatgttcaAAGGAATTTGTCTCCAATGATAAATGCATCCAGGGACAACAGGTTGTTGTGATCATCTTCAGTTGTGTTGCATCCTCTCTCTTTATCCACTATTATTTCGGGTTATTTCGGTTATTAATTAGAATTTTACTTGTTCGCACTTTTAAATATACATATAATTAAAACCAGTAAAGTAAATAAATCATATGCCAATCTTAATGACTAGAAATTTAAAAACCTACAGGGGTAAGGTTGACATGAGCAAGTATTATAATATTGTCCACAGCTCTCAATTAACAAGGGTCACAATTTAATTTAGCAGGTCAAATAGGCTACAATGTGCCATAAACACCTGGAAGGGAAGTTGGTTTTTTTGAAACATTTAGTACAATATTTGTATCTCCAACGTAGGAAAAAAGCAGTTTTATGACTTCCGCATGGGCTCCATTTTACCCAGAGATGCAAAAACATTATATCGATGCCTCCAGACACGCTAAGAGGTCTTCAAGGTACTACGCTGAAAACACCAGATCATACATGTCACTAGCAACCTCAATACATTCAAAACCCTGACAACGTGTCTGacgttaaatatttttaaaggaaaaatCATCGAAGCAATGTTCCTTTGATACGCATGAGTAATACCCAGTCTGGGTCAGTGGCTTTGGTGTGATAACGTGCCGTAATGTTTCCGGTATAACATGTGATTTGTTGTGTAAAAGAGGCCTTTATCGTACGAGCAGCTATTCTATAAAGTCTGTGGACAATTAGAGGATTTCAGTTTAGCCAACACAGTATTCATTGAGACTTTGGACGAAGAAGAGCAACTAGAAAATACACAGTAGTATTCATTGGGACTCTGGACGAAGAAGAGCAACTAGGAAATACAAAGTACCCTAGAAACGAAACTAAAACACAGGTATTTTATTCGTGAACTTGATTTTTTGTGGGTGTCGTGTCTTTAAGCCCAAATATTCTAATGCGTGCATAGTTTAACCCTATTAGGTATCTGGACGCTCGCAGAGATTTCTCTGTAAAAATCatgccattgaggatcattaAGATTTAGATCGAGATTTACAATTAAGAGATTTGTTAACCTTTGATTTTCGGCATCGTCAGTTTACTGTGACGCGAAAGATGGTCACGGGAACGTAAAGTCGAGTAATAGGAACAGTGCTCGTCCCATTAACTTgtaaaaattcaaaacatACAACGTAAAAATGAATGTTGTACAGTTTGCAACATGTGTGTTGTTTTATCGATCATAAAAGCAAAATCGTAAGATAACCCCAGTTTCGTTATTGGTCTGGAAATGGTTTGGCTTCCCCAATCACAATGCAATGGACTACTCATTTACAATGTGGTATATTTCCAGAAATAACATGACGACAGCGACCTCTCTCACTACGCCTCAGAAGTTCTCTATCTCCAAACTTCTCGAGGAAGCCCGCTTAGGTGACAGAAGGCTCAGCTCCCCAATCCTAGCGCGCTGCAATAGATCTTCCCTCAAGTGGCTCCCTGTGGAATCCACCCTACCAGCTTCGCCGCTGACATGTACGACTGACATACGCCTTTACTGTAAAAACCAGCTGTTCTTGCAAATAAGCGATGATGGGAGCGTGTCGGGGACTCGAGATCAGCTCTGTCCTTATGGTCAGTATACTTTCTATAAAGAATACTACATGGAAAGTGCGTACGGCGCGTGCAGTATAAAAAATGAACGAATGAGCGCAGGGAACGAGTGAGTTTTTTTGACACAATACAAAACAACGAGTGGataaaaactgtacaaagcACTTTACCtgctgtattttgtttattatatacaaactgagaaatttataataagcttattgcataacattttattagacttgGCTGCAGAGGCTCCGAGGTTTGTGCTGTTCGACGGTTCAGTTGaacagacagaaacttacattgaaatgaatctgtctcgctaatgtCACGCTCGAGACTGTAGCTCATGTTACACAAGAAGTGCACTTTTTAATCTCTAAAATCTCGACatctatgaaataaataaattactaaATGGAAAATTCTTGTACGATTTTTATGTACTCGTTGATGCGTCCTGATTGAAGCCATTCATGTGCAGTGCAAAAAAATATCGTTCGTCCAATCAGAACCGCTAACAACTTTTCTTCACGGTAAAAAAACATCGTTCGCGCCTCTGATTTGCCGAGACCAGTGAACGGACGAAAATTTACTGAATGGGTCTTCAGTGagtatttctcagtatgtatataataaaatgatgttatCTATAGTGAATGCCCCCGCTGCTTCAACTTGGTTATGTGAAGTTGCGCGGTGCGCGCGCATGCACCGTGGTCTTTTTGTCAGCGTAATGGGTCTTTTCTAGCCCATTTTCCCCTCCAGGGCAGAGATGACAGTATATGATGCCTGATAAAACCCAACAATCCTCTGCTACTTTGTTGATCTTGCTTCGCTTGGTCATAAGAAGCGATTCatttacttaaaaaaaaaactccgcCATGCCGAGCCACGAACAAAACATCGGCTTATTCAAGTAAGTAACCAAGATCAAAatcgtcaataacgtatcagacttcattcagGATTGTTTTTCGAAagtttttttcacaaaaaccGTTGTATCTtcaaattgtaaacaatacgAGAGTGGTTGgccgacattctttaaaaaaatgttatgcTGCAAAATCTGCTGCAACCGACACCGACGCGCTAGCTATCGTACAGGACTAATTTTCACAACAAAGGGAAATCAACAGTTCTCAGAGGATCTCTTGGTTTTATTACTGACGATATAACGATCGACTATTTTCCTACTCCCCTAGCCTCGTCCACTCGTCCTCGTAGTTGTAAAAGGGCGCGTGCACCGTTTTCTATTTGTATGACTTCTtttcctttgccttttcaGCGACGTTAGAAATTCACACTCTTTCCAAGAACACAGTTCGAATCTACTCGCCGAAAGTGAAAAAATACCTTGCAATTGACAGCAACGGCCGCTTGTGCTCTAAGGTAACTGACTTATACCTTATATTTGaatgtaaagcataagatagaTTACTCTGGAATGTAGCCAAATctaacgtcccgtggagatactgcaaaggggggggggattgtcagatttttatcagagaactacctcccccccagaaaaaaataggtcCACTTTTCCGAATTcggaaccccccccccccccccccccaataaaaatcctgggtacaggcctgtaTAAACATGACAAAAGATAAAACACTAACTAGAAAAGCCTGACCCTGAATTCATTGCCCACAAAATACCTGGACAGGCAGTTAGGGGGGCCGTTGGACGGACAAATGGACAGACTTGTGGCTGGACAGACATACACGCATATGGAAAAAGAAACATGTAATGATGTTTACGATTACGCATCTATCACAGAAACACGTTCTGAATAACTAACTCAAACACAAAGGTTGTCTAACGCCCATATCTTTATAACTTATTGCAGGAAGCGTCTGAAGATACAGTTTTACACCACACCCACGAGTTGAACGATTTCCATACATTCGCCTCGCAGAAGTACTACAAAGACTCGGCCCACGACATGTTCGTCGCGCTGCAAAGAGACGGACAACCGCGAAAGGCTACCACGACATACAGACTGCACAAGGCTTCGCAATTCCTAATTGTATAGTAAAGGAGTGATTAGAATGGGTGCTGACATTGAAGGGTGCTAAGGGCTTTAAAAGTCCGTGATAAGAGGGTCCCTACATCATCGTCTCCCAACGGTCGAAAACAATGGAAAGTGCGACGAGCTAGACGTGACTATCTATCTGATACATCAGTCAGACAAATCGTCTGATACATTTCGGTTGTTTTTCACACGACAACGAGAAAACTCCATTTACGATTTAGCGAGGACGGGGACTTGTTGTAAACCAAACTATGGCAGAACAGGGGCGTGCATAAAGAAAAACGCAGGATGGGGTCCAGACTAAATCACTGACTTCGCTGAACCTTAGCCCCCCTAAATCCATCTAGAAAATAGGGAGTGAAACTCCGCTCTATTCATTTGTTAGCCTACGTTTGCTTTGGTagttttccggcacgaaaaccccgaaaaatGCCCCGCGCATTTCTCCCCCTGCTCGGGCTTATAACGAACACTAGAGAGGCGATAAGTGCACAAGCGCTGTTCAAATGTTTCCAGAGTTAAAAGCATAAGCATCGATCGCTAGGGTtttaatacaaaataaaagcattttttgtCACGTTCTCGTTGCTTTCGCTGTTGATGAGGCCCCTATACTAAAACGGTGGAGCACGGAGAAACTCGTGCTCGTTATTCAAGCGCGCGCAGACAATTTTCAGGGTTGAGCCATTTTGTTTAGTTATCTATCATTGACTAGTGTATTGTTTATACACTTCAAACACGTTTTAAGTGACCCTTAATCCTTTCCGAGTGCAATCTTAAAATTCTTGGGGAGGCAACGATCGGGCCATGACTTCCGATTATATGTACATTAACGGCCTTGCTGCTGGCGGTAGCGATGTAGCTACGGGCGGGGGGCGCGGTGTGACTCCGACTGCTGAGGGCTGCGAAGGAGACTACGATGTAGCCTGCCGTAAGAAGCCGTTAAGgttggacgtaagcgcaagcgcaacGGCGCACGTAATTTTCAGATTCTCACTAGAACGAAAGCagaagcgcaagagaacgcaactgcttgatttccTTGCgcttgaccgattctcacttgtgcttCCGTTTGCGCGTAcgcttgcgtcctagtgagaatCAACGTTTAGTGAAGGTGGCTAGGTGAATGAAAACGGGAAGGAACTCCTTCATTTCTCCTTCTCCCCAGGCGCGCGCGGCCTATTATCCATTTCCCTAGCCCTTTGTgtttgctacgcaggctagctATTATTGGTGGCGATGACGGCAATGCGCACGCAGGTAAAATCTGCCAACTCAACTCAGGATTTGccaaagggaggggggggggggggggtgcgcagtcgtAGGTAGCATAGGGGAAGAGAAACAAGAAATGACCCACAT
The sequence above is a segment of the Nematostella vectensis chromosome 2, jaNemVect1.1, whole genome shotgun sequence genome. Coding sequences within it:
- the LOC5509094 gene encoding fibroblast growth factor 1 isoform X1, which translates into the protein MTSAWAPFYPEMQKHYIDASRHAKRSSRNNMTTATSLTTPQKFSISKLLEEARLGDRRLSSPILARCNRSSLKWLPVESTLPASPLTCTTDIRLYCKNQLFLQISDDGSVSGTRDQLCPYATLEIHTLSKNTVRIYSPKVKKYLAIDSNGRLCSKVKASEDTVLHHTHELNDFHTFASQKYYKDSAHDMFVALQRDGQPRKATTTYRLHKASQFLIV
- the LOC5509094 gene encoding fibroblast growth factor 1 isoform X2, which encodes MTSAWAPFYPEMQKHYIDASRHAKRSSRNNMTTATSLTTPQKFSISKLLEEARLGDRRLSSPILARCNRSSLKWLPVESTLPASPLTCTTDIRLYCKNQLFLQISDDGSVSGTRDQLCPYATLEIHTLSKNTVRIYSPKVKKYLAIDSNGRLCSKEASEDTVLHHTHELNDFHTFASQKYYKDSAHDMFVALQRDGQPRKATTTYRLHKASQFLIV
- the LOC5509094 gene encoding fibroblast growth factor 1 isoform X3, which gives rise to MTTATSLTTPQKFSISKLLEEARLGDRRLSSPILARCNRSSLKWLPVESTLPASPLTCTTDIRLYCKNQLFLQISDDGSVSGTRDQLCPYATLEIHTLSKNTVRIYSPKVKKYLAIDSNGRLCSKVKASEDTVLHHTHELNDFHTFASQKYYKDSAHDMFVALQRDGQPRKATTTYRLHKASQFLIV